The Streptococcus sanguinis genomic sequence TTTACAAGTTTGGGTTGCTTATCAGGAGAGTAAATTGGCTGGCTTTGTAAGCTTATCTTATTCTAGTGAAGATTGTGCAGAGATTGACTGCTTAGCTGTTAAGAAATTCTATCATAGAGCGGGAATTGGTAGTCAACTTCTAGAAGTTTTAGAAAAATCTGCTCGTCAAAAAGCATCCTATCTGCAAGTAAAAACGGTAGCACCAGGTTATTATCCTACCTATGACAGAACTAACGCTTTTTATCAGGCTCAGGGCTTTAAAAAGTTAGAAATTTTTCCTGAACTTTGGGATAAAAGCAACCCTTGTTTGATTTGGGTTAAGAAATTGTGAAATTCTAACTTGACAAAAAAACTCAAGATGCTAAAATAAAGGGGAAAAGACGCCGATTTAGCTCAGTTGGTAGAGCAACGCACTCGTAACGCGTAGGTCACAGGTTCGATCCCTGCAATCGGCAGAAAGAAAACCAGCAACTTTTTCATGGGTTGCTGGTTTTGTTTATCTAATTCTTATAAAGAAGTAAGAAAAGTTAGACCGCCTAATATCACTCCTGCCGCATTGGGAATGATAAGGATCCAGTCTTTTTTAGGTTCTTTGGTCCAACCATAGATTACCCAAATTAAACAAGAAACTGCTGCGAATAGTGGTTGGAATGGTTGAGCTTTTTCTCCTTGCAAGTTAGCGATAATTTGTGGAATATATGCAATAAAGACAAGAATCCCAATAAAAGCTCCAATAGATCCGACAAAGCGATTAATTTTTTGTTTAGACATATAGTACCTCCTGAGGTACTATTATATCAGAAGGAAAAAAGTTTTCAAATTTGTTTGATCATAAAATAAGACAGATATTCAATATGTGTAAGTCGTGCTTTTATACTAAACGAATCTATTGGAGAGTCTAGGATGAGAAATCAAATTTGCTTAACATTTTTTGAGAAGGGTAAGCTACCACTTAGTTATCAAAAATAACCACTTACTGAAAATGCCTTGTTTCTTTTTTGAAAATTGTTATAATGAAGTCAGAAGCAAGGAAAGGAGTGGCTATGAAGATTAGGATTGAGCTTGATACAGATATGGCAGAAACTGAAGTCGTTATCCGAACGGCTCAATATGGTGAAGAGGTGGCTCGGATTCAAGCAGCTCTTGAACAAGCCAACCGTCAACCGATAGCTTTCTATAAGGATACAAGTGAATATTTTGTCGATTTGAAGAATATTTTATTTTTTGAAACGGATGCTACCAAAATTTATGCTCATAGCAGGGATGATGCTTATGAAGTCAAATTGAAGCTATACGAATTAGAAGAGAGACTTCCGGCATATTTCTGTCGCATTTCAAAGTCTACTATTGCCAATGCCAAGGCTATTTACGCTTTGGATAAATCATTTTCGGGAACCAGTACTATCCAATTTTATGACACACATAAACAAGTGCACGTTTCCCGACACTACTATCAAATTTTAAAAGAAAAGTTAAACGAAACGAGGTAATTTTCATGAAAAAAACAATTTTTGGAATCGGCTTTTTAGTCTTGGCAGCTTGGGTTCTGCTGCAGGGGAATTTTGGGATTCCTGCCTTCAATTTTAATATTTGGCCCATGCTAGTAGTTGCAATGTTTGCCTATTTCGCCTTGGAAAATTTCTTAGAAAGAGACTTTGGCACTGGGCTGATCATGGCAGTTATTGCGCTGATTATTGCCAATGCCGTTTACCACTTTTTAGCTATTTCAACAGGAACCTTGGTTTTGGGTGGTATTCTGGCTTGCATCGGTCTCAATATGATTTTCAAGCCCCGGCGCATTTTTAAGGGGCGTATCTTCTCAACTGCCTCTTCTTCCTCAAAAGATGATATTGCTTTTGGCAGCGGCACGCGCTATATCAACTCAGATAACTTCACCTATGAAAAGTTAGACTGTGCTTTTGGCAGTGCATCGGTTTATTTTGATAATGCGACTATCGAAGGGGACTCAGCAACTTTTGAAGTGGATCTGTCTTTTGGCAGTGTGATGCTTTATGTGCCCAGCGACTGGCGTGTAGAGCTGGATGTAGATAATGCCTTTGGCTCTGTCTACAATCCCCGCAATGTCAATGAAAAGAGAAAAACTCTCTATGTCAAAGGCAACGTAGCTTTCGGTTCTTTGAAGATTAGCTATGTTTAGGAAAACGGATTAATTTCGAAACTTTGGACAAATGTACTTGTCAAACGTCAAGTTTTTTGGTAATATAGGAAGGTATGTGGTGCTAGCACATCCGTAATATTAGATCTAATAGGAGGAAACACGATAATGGCTAAAGTATGTTACTTTACTGGTCGTAAGACTGTATCAGGAAACAACCGCTCTCACGCGATGAACCAAACAAAACGCGCTGTTAAACCAAATCTTCAAAAAGTTACTGTTTTGATTGACGGTAAACCTAAAAAAGTTTGGGCTTCAGCTCGTGCCCTTAAATCAGGTAAAGTTGAACGCGTTTAATTTTTATTTAAAAGGATGGAAATTTTCCGTCCTTTTTTGCTTGTAAATTTCCGCCTAGACAGTTGATTTAGACCCTTCCTCTTTTACACCCTGTATAAAATATGGTAGAATAAACTATAAAATACTTTTGAGGTACAAATTATGACTGTGAAAATTAATACAAAAGATGGTCAAATTGAGCTGACTGATGATGTGATTGCGACAATCGTCGGCGGTGCAGCGACTGAAATTTTTGGTGTAGTTGGCATGGCCAGCAAAAATGCAATCAAGGATAATTTTCAAGCCCTTTTAGGAAAAGAAAACTATGCTAAGGGCGTGGTTGTGAAAGCGACTGATGAAGGTGATATCGCAGTTGATGTCTACACTGTGTTAAGCTATGGAGTCAAAATCAGCGAAGTTTCCAAAAACATCCAAGAGCGTGTTAAATTCAGTTTGGAAAACAAGCTCGGAATTACTGCCCATGCAGTGAATGTTTATATCCAAAATATTAAAGTCGTAGGAGAATAATCGTGGCAAATATTACTACTAGTTTATTCCAAGAAATGGTGCAGGCAGCATCTACTCGCTTAAATAAACAGGCTGAATATGTAAATTCTTTGAATGTCTTCCCAGTTCCAGACGGAGATACAGGTACCAACATGGGCATGACCATTGAAAATGGTGCTAAGGAAGTGGCAGACAAGTCTGCTTCAACAGTTGGCGAAGCGGCAGGTATCTTTGCGAAAGGTCTTTTGATGGGTGCGCGTGGTAACTCAGGCGTTATCACCTCCCAGCTTTTCCGCGGTTTTTCTCAAAGTGTGAAAGAGCATGAAGAGCTGACTGGTGAAGATCTTGCTCTGGCCTTTCAGTCTGGTGTAGAAGTGGCTTACAAGGCAGTTATGAAGCCGGTTGAGGGAACGATTTTGACTGTTTCTCGCGGTGCGGCTATTGGTGCCAAGAAGAAAGCTGAAGTCACTAATGACGCTGTAGAAGTTATGAAAGCGGCTCTTGAAGGAGCAAAGGCTGCTCTGGCTAAGACACCTGATATGCTGCCGGTTCTGAAAGAAGTCGGTGTTGTGGACTCTGGCGGTCAAGGGCTTGTCTTTATCTACGAAGGATTCTTGTCTGCACTTACAGGCGAATATATCGCATCTGAGGACTTTGTGGCGACACCTGCGACCATGTCTGAGATGATCAATGCTGAGCATCATAAGTCTGTAGCTGGCCATGTGGCAACAGAAGACATTACTTTTGGCTACTGTACAGAAATCATGGTAGCTCTTAAGACAGGACCAACCTATGTAAAAGACTTTGATTATGATGAGTTCCGCAATTATCTCAACGATTTGGGAGATTCCCTGTTGGTAGTAAACGATGATGAAATCGTCAAAGTCCATGTCCATACTGAAGATCCAGGATTGGTTATGCAGGAAGGTCTCAAGTATGGTAGTCTGGTCAAGGTCAAGGTTGACAATATGCGCAACCAGCACGAAGCCCAGGTTGAAAAGGAAGAGCGCTCAGCTAAGCCGGCTCAAGAAAAAGAGTTTGCAATTATCGCTGTAGTGGCTGGTGATGGTCTGGCTGAAATCTTTAAGGCTCAGGGAGTTGACTACATCATCTCTGGCGGTCAAACTATGAATCCATCAACGGAAGACTTTATCAAAGCTGTGGAGCAAGTCAATGCTCGCAATATTATTATCTTGCCAAACAATAAAAACATCTTCATGGCAGCCCAATCAGCAGCAGAAGTGATTGAACAGCCTGCAGCTGTTATTGAGACTCGTACGATTCCTCAAGGCTTGACCAGTCTCCTGGCTTTTGATGGCGGCAAGACTATTGAGGAAAACCAAGAGCGTATGACTGCAGCCTTGGCAGAAGTAGTCAGCGGCAGCGTGACGACTGCGGTTCGTGATACGACGATTGATGGCTTGGAAATTCATGAAAATGACAACCTCGGTATGGTGGATGGTAAGATTGTTGTTTCTAATCCAGATATGCTGGCAACTTTGAAAGAAACGTTCAGCAAGATGCTCAATGAAGACAGCGAGATTGTCTCTATCTATATCGGTGAAGACGGCAGCGAAGAGTTGGCTAGCAGTCTTGCTCAAGATTTGATGGAACAATTCGAGGATGTCGAAGTAGAAATTCATCAGGGCAGTCAGCCGGTTTATCCATATATTTTTAGTGTTGAATAGCATAAAAAGGCAATCGAAAGGTTGTCTTTTATTATTTTATAGAAAATACTTAGACAAGAAACTGGTATTATGTTATACTGTAACAAATAAAAAGTAAAAAAGGTGAACTATGAAAAAATTTTTCATTCTTGTTATTTCTGCTTCGGTACTCTTGACGGGCTGTGTGCTTCCTAGCTTCAGCAAGCATCGTCCTAGACATTCTTCTGAATCAGCAGCTTCTTCTAGGAGGACTAAATCCAGCTCTAGCTCCAGCTCTAGCAAGTCATCCAGTTCTTCTTCTGAAAGTACAGAGATTGTCTCTAAAACTTTAGTCGGAGACATTGAAGAAATCCATCATCGTGATACAATTACCTATCAGGGCAAGAAAATCTTGAATCTTCGGATGGAATTGCTCACTTCCTTGCCAGAAGAAGCTAGTGCGGCATCAGCTACTTTGACTCCAGAGGAGATGACGACTATCATTCGTGAAGGAATGCAGTCTGATTCAAACTATGTAGCAGCTAAGAGTCTGGAGGGTGTCAATATTGATTATTCAGTTACAGCAGAGAAGAAATTGCAGACCTTAATTGAAATTGATTTGCAAAAGGTCAATGTCGAAGAGGTGGAAAAGAACAGTTTCTTCCAAGGTTTTGGACTGAAGGATATTAAGGATATTACACCTGAAATGTTCATTCTGAGTCTGAAGCTCAATGGTCTCAAAGAAGAGGTGCAGAGCTAAAGTTTAAAAAGCGTTGGTCATTTCATCTTACAAATTGAGTAGCTAGTTTATTGAAAAATTTTTAGATTAGGCTGCTTTAATTCCAGTTTCTATCTAAATTGCAACAGACATACAACTAGTCGGCTCCTCTCAACGAGGGGGACCGGCTTTTTTGTGTCTTCATGCAGAGGGGAGATAAACAGATTATTCCAATATTTGCTAGCTTTGTGCTCTAAAAGCAGAATAGTGACATTTGTCATGTCAGCTGGTGACAAAATCAACTAGTAGGAAAAATTTCTTTGCCTTATAATATAGTTAACAACATGATAAAAGGTTGCTGTAAGAATTAAAAAAGCATTTGGCTTTCGTTCTTCTTTCGCCTTTGGAAAAATAAAGGAAAGATGCACATACGGTTTACCAAATCAAAGGAGGAGTAAAATGGAACTGATTGAAGTAAAGAAGCTTTCAAAAAGCATTCATGGTAAGGAGATTTTAAAGGATATTTCGTTTGAAATCTCCCAAGGTGACTGTGTGGCCTTGATTGGTCCCAATGGAGCAGGGAAAACGACTCTCATGGATTGTTTGCTGGGCGATAAGTTTCTGACAGCGGGTGAAGCAAGGATTCAGGGACTCAAACCAACTGACAATCATCTCAAGCAGTCGGTAGCGATTTTACCACAGGAAAATACAGTGGTGGAGGATTTGAAGGTCAAGGAACTCTTGACGTTCTTCCAAGCTATTTATCCAAATAGTCTGTCTGATCAAGAAATTGATGACTTGCTGCAATTTACAGACAAGCAAAAGAATCAGTTGGCCAGCAAGCTGTCTGGTGGACAAAAGCGTCTCTTTTCTTTTGTTCTGAGTCTGATTGGCCGTCCTAAGATTCTGTTCTTGGACGAACCGACTTCTGCTATGGACACCTCTACTCGTCAGCATTTCTGGGAAATTGTTAATCAGCTCAAGCAGCAGGGAGTGACCATCGTTTATTCTTCGCACTATATCGAAGAAGTCGAGCATACGGCAGATCGGATTTTGGTGCTGCACAAGGGCGAGTTGATTCGGGACACGACGCCTTATGCCATGCGCAGTGAGGAGCAGGAAAAACACTTTACCTTGCCGCTGACTTATCAGTCTGTGCTGGAAAAACTGGATAATGTGACTGATTTAGAAATCAAGCAAAAGGCTTTATCTTTTGCTACTAGAGATGCTGGACAGGTCTGGCAGGTCCTTCAGGAACACGGCTGTACAATCGAAGAGATTGAAGTACGTAACCGTACCCTCTTGGATAGTATTTTTGAAACGACACAAGAATAGGAGAGTAATCATGAAAAATATGGCAAGTCTTATGAAGATTGAGTTGATTTTAATGAAGCGGCAGGCTGCTTATTATCTCTTGTCTATTGGTCTGCCCAGCGTCTTTTACCTGATTTTCTCAGGAATGATGTCTGGAAGTGATACGTCTGAACTTGTGCTTCGAGGCTACCTCTTCTCTATGACTCTTTTTAGTATCATGTCTAGTGCCTTCTTTAGCATTCCAAGCACTTTGCAGTCTGATAAAAATAATAATTGGCAAAAAATGATTCAGCACTCGCCGATTTCTATGGTAAAATATTATATATCAAAACTTTGCAGTACGCTGTTGACTTTTATGCTTTCTATCATCGTAGTCTTCTCGATTGGGCATTTTGTTCGCGGGGTTAATCTGCCAATGGTAGACTGGCTTCTTATTGCCGTGATCCTTCTGGTAGGAAGTGTGGTCTTTATTGCTATGGGTGTATTGGTCAGTCTCTTGCCAAGTGCTCAGCTCATGTCTGTTGTGGGAAATATCGTCTATATGGCACTGGCTGTTCTGGGCGGTCTATGGTTCCCTCTGACCATGTTCCCAAAATGGCTCCAGCCAATCGGTAAGTTGACGCCAAGTTATCAACTGATGCAAGTCGTGTCCTCTTATCTAGAACACCATCAGTTCAATGGCAAGGCAGCTTTGATTGTTCTGATTTATACGGTTTTGGTCAGCATTCTTGTGCTGCAGCTCAAAAAGCGAATTGAGGTAAAATAAAAGCATGTGGGAAAAGCTTAAACAAGTCCACTATATGTTTCATATTGCGCTGGTCTTTATCATCTTTCCAGTGGCGGGAGTAATCAGCGGGGAATACCCGCTTTTACTCTTGCTTGGGACAGCTATTTTTGTTGCGGCTTACTATGCGGTTTTGCTAAGTAACCATCGCCTTATTCAATTTTTTTCTTGGTGGTTCTTGGTTGTTTACATATACTATGGTTCTGTCTGGCTAAATACAGGTTTTACCTGGTATATTTTTTATCTATCTAATCTGCTGATTTATGAGCTGGATGATGTCTCGTTTAAATCCTGGCGTTTTTGGACCTTTATTGATTTGCAGCCTGCTATTGTGCTGACTAATTATTTGATGGGTCATGTTGGTCCAGCAGAACTACTCTTCTTTATTGTCACTTTTCTCTTTTCGGATGGTTTGACCTTTGGTCTCCATCGGATTCAGACGACCGAGCGAATCAAGGAAGAAAAGACCAAACAAAATGCCCAGCTGAATCTCTTTCTAGCAGAAAATGAGCGCAATCGGATTGGCCGTGACTTACATGATAGTCTAGGACATACCTTTGCTATGCTCAGTGTTAAGGCGGAGCTAGCTCAGCAGTTTTTGCAGATGGAAGCCTATGAAAAGGCAGCAAAAGAACTGCAGGAAGTGCAAGAGATCAGCAAGAAGTCCATGGCTGATGTTCGGCGGATTATTAACGATCTAAAGAATCGGACGCTGGACGAGGAACTAGTGACCATTCGAGCCATGCTGGAGATGAGCGGCGTTCAGGTAAAAATAGATAACCAGCTCAATATTGCCAGTATCCCACCGAGTCAGCAGTCAACAATCAGTATGATTTTGCTGGAGGCTGCTACCAATATTATTAAGCATGCCAAGGCTAAAAAGAGCAATTTTTCTTTGGTAAAGAAAAACGAAAAACTTGTTTTAGACATTCAGGATGATGGTTGTGGTTTTCAGAAGCTGACCGGACGGGAGTTGCATAGTATTCGAGAGCGGCTGTCTGCCTTATCAGGAAAGCTTGAGATTCTTAGCAGCCAAGATCCAACATGGATTCGAATTGAATTGCCATACGGAGGGAAGGAAGCATGAAACTTTTGTTAGCAGAAGATCAAAGTATGCTGAGAGATGCTCTAGCTCAGCTCTTGCAGCTGCAGCCAGATGTCGAAGAAGTCTATCAGGCCGCGGATGGGCAGAAGGCCATTGACTGTCTCAAGTCAGAAACTCTTGATGTAGCTATTTTGGACGTGGAAATGCCCCACCAGACCGGCCTAGATGTTCTCGAATGGGTTAAGGCCAATCGACCCAACATCAAGGTCATCATCGTCACAACCTTCAAGCGACCGGGCTACTTTGAGCGAGCTGTTAAGGCGGATGTAGATGCTTATGTGCTCAAAGAGCGCAGCATTGCGGATTTGATGAAAACCATCCATACCGTTCTAGATGGGCAAAAGGAATATTCGCCGGAATTGATGGAGGTGCTAATGACCAGTAGGAACCCTCTCTCTCAGCAGGAGAGGCTAGTCCTGCAAGCTGCGGCGACTGGCCTGTCCAATAAAGAAATTGCTGAAAAACTCTACCTGTCAAATGGAACGGTTCGTAACTATATGTCTGCTATTTTGACCAAGCTAGATGCTGAAAATCGAACAGAAGCAGTCCGAATCGGGCAAGAGAAAGGCTGGTTATAGCTGGGAGATTCAGCTTTGGAGAAAAGGTGGGATAAGATAGTTTTTAGCTAAAGAAAATATTTGTGTGAGGTATATTCCAACGGAGTGTCGGGACTATAAATATAGTTCTGACTTTTTATCTTTTATTAGAAAAAACATTCGGATTTAGAGAAAAAATGTAGAAAAACATTCTGCATGGCTTGCAATTTTTTTCAAAAATGTTATCATAGTAGAAAGCTTTTTGAATTTTTAGAAAATTGTAAATAAATGAAAGGGGAAGAATGGAGAAAATCAAATTAGAAACTTCTAAGACAGGCTCAGAGCTTGTGTTAGAAACCTTGAAAAATCTTGGTGTTGATACGATTTTTGGCTATCCCGGCGGCGCTGTACTGCCGCTTTATGATGCTATTTATAGTTTTGAAGGCATCCGTCATATTCTAGGCCGCCATGAGCAAGGCTGTGTTCACGAAGCAGAAGGCTATGCGAAGTCTACTGGGGAAATCGGAGTTGCAGTTGTGACTAGCGGTCCGGGAGCGACCAATGCCATTACCGGTATTGCCGATGCCATGAGTGATAGCGTCCCCCTTTTAGTCTTTACTGGTCAGGTAGCCAAGGCTGGGATCGGTAAAGATGCTTTTCAGGAAGCGGATATTGTTGGGATTACGACTCCTATTACCAAGTACAATTATCAGGTGCGGGAGACGGCAGAAATTCCGCGTATTATTACAGAAGCTATTCACATTGCGACGACAGGTCGTCCTGGGCCAGTCGTTATTGATTTGCCTAAGGATGTCTCGGCTCTGGAAACAGACTTTATCTACGACAGCAAGTTGCATCTGCCGAGTTACCAGCCGACTATTGAGCCTAATGAATTGCAGATTAAGAAGATTATCAAACAAATCTCTAAGGCTAAAAAGCCGGTCCTTCTTTCGGGAGGTGGTATTAGCTATGCCGAGGCAGCAGCGGAATTGGTTGCGTTTGCGGAGCGTTATCAGATTCCAGTGGTCACTAGCTTGTTAGGTCAGGGAACTATTGCGACAGACCATCCTTTGTTCTTAGGTATGGGTGGAATGCACGGTTCTTTTGCGGCCAATATTGCTATGACTGAGGCTGACTTTATGATTAGTATCGGCTGCCGCTTTGATGACCGTCTGACCGGTAATCCGAAAACCTTTGCCAAGAACGCTAAAGTAGCACATATTGATATTGACCCAGCGGAAATTGGAAAAATTATCAGCGTAGATATTCCTATCGTAGGGGATGCTAAGAAAGCCCTGCAGATGCTGTTGAATGAAGAGCAGGTGCATAATAATACCAGCAAGTGGATTGAAAAAGTAACGCAAGATAAGGAACGGGTTCGCTCATATGATAAGAAAGAACGTGTTGTACAGCCTCAAGCTGTCATTGAGCGCGTTGGTGAGCTGACCAAGGGTGATGCCATCGTTGTAACAGACGTTGGTCAGCACCAGATGTGGGCCGCCCAATATTATCCGTATAAAAACGAGCGTCAACTGGTAACGTCTGGTGGTCTAGGAACCATGGGCTTCGGTGTTCCAGCAGCGATTGGGGCTAAGATTGCCAACCCGGATAAGGAAGTGGTGCTCTTTGTTGGAGATGGTGGCTATCAGATGACAAACCAAGAGATGGCTATTCTCAATATCTATAAGATTCCGATTAAGGTCATCATGCTTAACAATCATTCGTTAGGCATGGTGCGCCAGTGGCAGGAAGCTTTCTATGATGGTCGTACCTCTGAGTCTGTCTTTGAAACATTGCCAGATTTCCAGCTCATGGCTCAGGCCTATGGTGTTAAATCCTATAAATTTGACAATCCGGAGACTATTGTCCAGGATTTGGAAGTGCTGAAGGAAGATGTACCGATGTTTATCGAGGTAGATATTTCTCGCAAGGAGCACGTTCTTCCAATGGTGCCGGCCGGCAAGAGCAATCATGAGATGTTGGGGGTGAAGTTCCATGCGTAGAATGTTGACAGCTAAACTCCAAAACCGTTCGGGGGTTCTGAACCGCTTCACGGGTGTCCTTTCCAGACGTCAGGTTAATATTGAGAGTATCTCAGTCGGAACGACGGAAAATCCGGAAGTATCCCGTATCACCATTATCATTGATGTGGCTTCATTGGCAGAAGTCGAGCAGATTATCAAGCAGCTCAATCGTCAGATTGATGTGATTCGGGTTCGAGATATCACGGACCGTCCTCACTTAGAGCGTGAAGTGATTCTGGTTAAGGTCTCAGCTCCAGCTGATAAGCGAGCAGAGATTCTGTCTATTATCCAGCCATTCCGGGCGACAGTTGTGGATGTAGCACCTAGCTCCATTACCGTTCAGATGACCGGTGATGCGGAGAAGAGCGAAGCCTTGCTTCGGGTCATCCGCCCATATGGTATCAAAAATATTGCTCGGACTGGAGCGACAGGCTTTACCCGAGATTAAACCAAACCT encodes the following:
- a CDS encoding GNAT family N-acetyltransferase — protein: MVAIEEVKEEKQKMIAVSEVLKDLPEWFGIPESTQAYIEGARDLQVWVAYQESKLAGFVSLSYSSEDCAEIDCLAVKKFYHRAGIGSQLLEVLEKSARQKASYLQVKTVAPGYYPTYDRTNAFYQAQGFKKLEIFPELWDKSNPCLIWVKKL
- a CDS encoding SemiSWEET family transporter, with amino-acid sequence MSKQKINRFVGSIGAFIGILVFIAYIPQIIANLQGEKAQPFQPLFAAVSCLIWVIYGWTKEPKKDWILIIPNAAGVILGGLTFLTSL
- a CDS encoding LytTR family DNA-binding domain-containing protein; the encoded protein is MKIRIELDTDMAETEVVIRTAQYGEEVARIQAALEQANRQPIAFYKDTSEYFVDLKNILFFETDATKIYAHSRDDAYEVKLKLYELEERLPAYFCRISKSTIANAKAIYALDKSFSGTSTIQFYDTHKQVHVSRHYYQILKEKLNETR
- a CDS encoding LiaF transmembrane domain-containing protein codes for the protein MKKTIFGIGFLVLAAWVLLQGNFGIPAFNFNIWPMLVVAMFAYFALENFLERDFGTGLIMAVIALIIANAVYHFLAISTGTLVLGGILACIGLNMIFKPRRIFKGRIFSTASSSSKDDIAFGSGTRYINSDNFTYEKLDCAFGSASVYFDNATIEGDSATFEVDLSFGSVMLYVPSDWRVELDVDNAFGSVYNPRNVNEKRKTLYVKGNVAFGSLKISYV
- the rpmB gene encoding 50S ribosomal protein L28 — its product is MAKVCYFTGRKTVSGNNRSHAMNQTKRAVKPNLQKVTVLIDGKPKKVWASARALKSGKVERV
- a CDS encoding Asp23/Gls24 family envelope stress response protein, yielding MTVKINTKDGQIELTDDVIATIVGGAATEIFGVVGMASKNAIKDNFQALLGKENYAKGVVVKATDEGDIAVDVYTVLSYGVKISEVSKNIQERVKFSLENKLGITAHAVNVYIQNIKVVGE
- a CDS encoding DAK2 domain-containing protein, which codes for MANITTSLFQEMVQAASTRLNKQAEYVNSLNVFPVPDGDTGTNMGMTIENGAKEVADKSASTVGEAAGIFAKGLLMGARGNSGVITSQLFRGFSQSVKEHEELTGEDLALAFQSGVEVAYKAVMKPVEGTILTVSRGAAIGAKKKAEVTNDAVEVMKAALEGAKAALAKTPDMLPVLKEVGVVDSGGQGLVFIYEGFLSALTGEYIASEDFVATPATMSEMINAEHHKSVAGHVATEDITFGYCTEIMVALKTGPTYVKDFDYDEFRNYLNDLGDSLLVVNDDEIVKVHVHTEDPGLVMQEGLKYGSLVKVKVDNMRNQHEAQVEKEERSAKPAQEKEFAIIAVVAGDGLAEIFKAQGVDYIISGGQTMNPSTEDFIKAVEQVNARNIIILPNNKNIFMAAQSAAEVIEQPAAVIETRTIPQGLTSLLAFDGGKTIEENQERMTAALAEVVSGSVTTAVRDTTIDGLEIHENDNLGMVDGKIVVSNPDMLATLKETFSKMLNEDSEIVSIYIGEDGSEELASSLAQDLMEQFEDVEVEIHQGSQPVYPYIFSVE
- a CDS encoding SP0191 family lipoprotein, which encodes MKKFFILVISASVLLTGCVLPSFSKHRPRHSSESAASSRRTKSSSSSSSSKSSSSSSESTEIVSKTLVGDIEEIHHRDTITYQGKKILNLRMELLTSLPEEASAASATLTPEEMTTIIREGMQSDSNYVAAKSLEGVNIDYSVTAEKKLQTLIEIDLQKVNVEEVEKNSFFQGFGLKDIKDITPEMFILSLKLNGLKEEVQS
- a CDS encoding ABC transporter ATP-binding protein; the encoded protein is MELIEVKKLSKSIHGKEILKDISFEISQGDCVALIGPNGAGKTTLMDCLLGDKFLTAGEARIQGLKPTDNHLKQSVAILPQENTVVEDLKVKELLTFFQAIYPNSLSDQEIDDLLQFTDKQKNQLASKLSGGQKRLFSFVLSLIGRPKILFLDEPTSAMDTSTRQHFWEIVNQLKQQGVTIVYSSHYIEEVEHTADRILVLHKGELIRDTTPYAMRSEEQEKHFTLPLTYQSVLEKLDNVTDLEIKQKALSFATRDAGQVWQVLQEHGCTIEEIEVRNRTLLDSIFETTQE
- a CDS encoding ABC transporter permease is translated as MKNMASLMKIELILMKRQAAYYLLSIGLPSVFYLIFSGMMSGSDTSELVLRGYLFSMTLFSIMSSAFFSIPSTLQSDKNNNWQKMIQHSPISMVKYYISKLCSTLLTFMLSIIVVFSIGHFVRGVNLPMVDWLLIAVILLVGSVVFIAMGVLVSLLPSAQLMSVVGNIVYMALAVLGGLWFPLTMFPKWLQPIGKLTPSYQLMQVVSSYLEHHQFNGKAALIVLIYTVLVSILVLQLKKRIEVK
- a CDS encoding sensor histidine kinase gives rise to the protein MWEKLKQVHYMFHIALVFIIFPVAGVISGEYPLLLLLGTAIFVAAYYAVLLSNHRLIQFFSWWFLVVYIYYGSVWLNTGFTWYIFYLSNLLIYELDDVSFKSWRFWTFIDLQPAIVLTNYLMGHVGPAELLFFIVTFLFSDGLTFGLHRIQTTERIKEEKTKQNAQLNLFLAENERNRIGRDLHDSLGHTFAMLSVKAELAQQFLQMEAYEKAAKELQEVQEISKKSMADVRRIINDLKNRTLDEELVTIRAMLEMSGVQVKIDNQLNIASIPPSQQSTISMILLEAATNIIKHAKAKKSNFSLVKKNEKLVLDIQDDGCGFQKLTGRELHSIRERLSALSGKLEILSSQDPTWIRIELPYGGKEA
- a CDS encoding response regulator transcription factor — translated: MKLLLAEDQSMLRDALAQLLQLQPDVEEVYQAADGQKAIDCLKSETLDVAILDVEMPHQTGLDVLEWVKANRPNIKVIIVTTFKRPGYFERAVKADVDAYVLKERSIADLMKTIHTVLDGQKEYSPELMEVLMTSRNPLSQQERLVLQAAATGLSNKEIAEKLYLSNGTVRNYMSAILTKLDAENRTEAVRIGQEKGWL
- a CDS encoding acetolactate synthase large subunit, whose protein sequence is MEKIKLETSKTGSELVLETLKNLGVDTIFGYPGGAVLPLYDAIYSFEGIRHILGRHEQGCVHEAEGYAKSTGEIGVAVVTSGPGATNAITGIADAMSDSVPLLVFTGQVAKAGIGKDAFQEADIVGITTPITKYNYQVRETAEIPRIITEAIHIATTGRPGPVVIDLPKDVSALETDFIYDSKLHLPSYQPTIEPNELQIKKIIKQISKAKKPVLLSGGGISYAEAAAELVAFAERYQIPVVTSLLGQGTIATDHPLFLGMGGMHGSFAANIAMTEADFMISIGCRFDDRLTGNPKTFAKNAKVAHIDIDPAEIGKIISVDIPIVGDAKKALQMLLNEEQVHNNTSKWIEKVTQDKERVRSYDKKERVVQPQAVIERVGELTKGDAIVVTDVGQHQMWAAQYYPYKNERQLVTSGGLGTMGFGVPAAIGAKIANPDKEVVLFVGDGGYQMTNQEMAILNIYKIPIKVIMLNNHSLGMVRQWQEAFYDGRTSESVFETLPDFQLMAQAYGVKSYKFDNPETIVQDLEVLKEDVPMFIEVDISRKEHVLPMVPAGKSNHEMLGVKFHA
- the ilvN gene encoding acetolactate synthase small subunit, which codes for MRRMLTAKLQNRSGVLNRFTGVLSRRQVNIESISVGTTENPEVSRITIIIDVASLAEVEQIIKQLNRQIDVIRVRDITDRPHLEREVILVKVSAPADKRAEILSIIQPFRATVVDVAPSSITVQMTGDAEKSEALLRVIRPYGIKNIARTGATGFTRD